The following are encoded in a window of Clarias gariepinus isolate MV-2021 ecotype Netherlands chromosome 8, CGAR_prim_01v2, whole genome shotgun sequence genomic DNA:
- the LOC128529299 gene encoding guanine nucleotide-binding protein-like 3 homolog isoform X1, giving the protein MRERSSITPAPGSTSGPAEMSSRMSGDAWRLRQEEEPQSRGQIITTGTWMEEVLPGMPPDGDLHYDTVEIVLNDNEYIYGQVSRSDNYEEDIDEDMPPRRTPWLREEDNDDEVYDLINTERSSSSLGSLLPRLARYHNIIVCCNNDVFWERRRREQVTDEEDNYENPPPSRRQRSEEEELNDLERSFSGTQLHSTSSSTLDSELFSDSEDFDDVEQDDDDDEELDRRDSERRSSSSRSTFPNFERMSFSNLSRYGLAFGWIRGHYMRSEE; this is encoded by the exons atgagag AAAGATCCAGCATCACTCCTGCACCGGGATCTACATCGGGACCAGCCGAGATGAGCTCCAGGATGAGCGGAGACGCCTGGCGACTCCGGCAGGAGGAGGAACCTCAGAGCCGAGGGCAGATCATCACCACCG GAACATGGATGGAGGAAGTTCTGCCAGGCATGCCACCTGATGGTGATCTCCACTACGACACCGTGGAGATTGTGCTGAATGACAATGAATACATTTATGGCCAGGTAAGTAGATCTGACAACTACGAAGAGGACATTGACGAAGACATGCCTCCCAGGAGAACACCGTGGTTGCGAGAAGAAGATAATGATGACGAGGTTTATGATCTCATTAATACAGAGAGGAGCTCCTCCTCTTTGGGGAGCTTGCTCCCTAGATTAGCGCGTTATCACAACATCATTGTGTGTTGCAACAATGATGTTTTCTGGGAGAGAAGAAGGAGGGAACAAGTGACAGATGAAGAGGACAACTATGAAAATCCTCCTCCCAGTCGAAGGCAGCGTTCGGAGGAAGAGGAGCTGAATGATTTGGAGAGATCATTTTCGGGAACTCAACTGCATTCAACATCATCCTCTACCTTGGACAGTGAGCTGTTTAGTGACAGTGAAGATTTTGATGATGTTGAGCAGGATGACGACGACGATGAGGAGTTGGATCGCCGTGATTCAGAGAGGCGCTCATCCTCCTCAAGAAGCACGTTTCCTAACTTTGAGCGCATGTCCTTTAGTAATCTTTCCAGATACGGTCTTGCCTTTGGGTGGATACGAGGGCATTACATGCGTTCTGAAGAATGA
- the LOC128529299 gene encoding guanine nucleotide-binding protein-like 3 homolog isoform X2: MSSRMSGDAWRLRQEEEPQSRGQIITTGTWMEEVLPGMPPDGDLHYDTVEIVLNDNEYIYGQVSRSDNYEEDIDEDMPPRRTPWLREEDNDDEVYDLINTERSSSSLGSLLPRLARYHNIIVCCNNDVFWERRRREQVTDEEDNYENPPPSRRQRSEEEELNDLERSFSGTQLHSTSSSTLDSELFSDSEDFDDVEQDDDDDEELDRRDSERRSSSSRSTFPNFERMSFSNLSRYGLAFGWIRGHYMRSEE; encoded by the exons ATGAGCTCCAGGATGAGCGGAGACGCCTGGCGACTCCGGCAGGAGGAGGAACCTCAGAGCCGAGGGCAGATCATCACCACCG GAACATGGATGGAGGAAGTTCTGCCAGGCATGCCACCTGATGGTGATCTCCACTACGACACCGTGGAGATTGTGCTGAATGACAATGAATACATTTATGGCCAGGTAAGTAGATCTGACAACTACGAAGAGGACATTGACGAAGACATGCCTCCCAGGAGAACACCGTGGTTGCGAGAAGAAGATAATGATGACGAGGTTTATGATCTCATTAATACAGAGAGGAGCTCCTCCTCTTTGGGGAGCTTGCTCCCTAGATTAGCGCGTTATCACAACATCATTGTGTGTTGCAACAATGATGTTTTCTGGGAGAGAAGAAGGAGGGAACAAGTGACAGATGAAGAGGACAACTATGAAAATCCTCCTCCCAGTCGAAGGCAGCGTTCGGAGGAAGAGGAGCTGAATGATTTGGAGAGATCATTTTCGGGAACTCAACTGCATTCAACATCATCCTCTACCTTGGACAGTGAGCTGTTTAGTGACAGTGAAGATTTTGATGATGTTGAGCAGGATGACGACGACGATGAGGAGTTGGATCGCCGTGATTCAGAGAGGCGCTCATCCTCCTCAAGAAGCACGTTTCCTAACTTTGAGCGCATGTCCTTTAGTAATCTTTCCAGATACGGTCTTGCCTTTGGGTGGATACGAGGGCATTACATGCGTTCTGAAGAATGA
- the LOC128529402 gene encoding cytochrome c oxidase assembly protein COX20, mitochondrial yields the protein MAEQETDSKTQEVKLLGILDVGKTPCAREAILHGAGGSVVAALGHFLATSRVKRSFHVGMAGFMLTTLGSWFYCRYNNAKLRVQQRMIQEGIKNKVVYEGTSHDPTRNTRNT from the exons ATGGCAGAACAGGAGACTGACAGTAAAACCCAG GAAGTGAAACTTTTAGGGATCCTGGACGTTGGGAAAACTCCTTGCGCTAGAGAAGCTATTCTGCATGGTGCAGGAGGATCTGTTGTTGCAGCACTAGGGCACTTTTTGGCTACTA GCAGAGTGAAGCGCTCATTCCATGTTGGCATGGCTGGATTTATGCTCACAACACTTGGTTCATG gttCTACTGTCGGTATAACAATGCAAAACTGCGAGTACAACAGAGGATGATTCAGGAGGGAATTAAGAATAAGGTTGTTTATGAGGGGACGAGTCACGATCCTACACGTAACACAAGAAACACATGA
- the lhb gene encoding gonadotropin subunit beta-2 → MPASSYFLLFFFMNFFSPAQSYLLTHCEPVNETVSVEKDGCPKCLAFQTSICSGHCFTKEPVYKSPFSSIYQHVCTYRDVRYETIRLPDCRPGVDPHVTYPVALSCECSLCTMDTSDCTIESLNPDFCMTQKEFILDY, encoded by the exons ATGCCAGCTTCCTCATATTTTCTCCTATTCTTCTTTATGAACTTCTTCTCACCTGCTCAAAGCTACCTTCTGACACACTGCGAACCCGTTAATGAGACCGTCTCTGTGGAGAAAGATGGCTGCCCGAAATGCCTGGCGTTTCAAACCAGCATCTGCAGCGGACACTGCTTCACCAAG GAACCTGTGTACAAGAGCCCGTTCTCTTCCATCTACCAGCATGTGTGCACCTACAGAGACGTCCGCTATGAAACCATTCGCCTGCCAGACTGTCGCCCTGGTGTGGATCCTCATGTCACATATCCTGTGGCACTAAGCTGTGAGTGCAGTCTGTGCACCATGGACACCTCAgactgcaccatcgagagcctGAATCCTGATTTCTGCATGACACAGAAAGAGTTTATTCTGGACTATTGA